In Halorhabdus tiamatea SARL4B, a genomic segment contains:
- a CDS encoding carotenoid biosynthesis protein, whose protein sequence is MLENRSFVAATVTVGVASLAHAALTWPAAATVALFGGGAVVAFVAEAIVIARGYLEHHVTPKLAGVPVYVLFGWTGAVYVAFRVALLGADGPTAVAVGAGLATTVDLLTDHKGVEAGFWTYTDDLPGPRFRGVPWWNSAGWFVVSSTTAALGLAFL, encoded by the coding sequence ATGCTCGAAAATCGCTCGTTCGTCGCCGCGACCGTCACGGTCGGGGTCGCCTCCCTGGCTCACGCCGCCCTCACCTGGCCGGCCGCGGCGACGGTCGCACTCTTCGGCGGTGGGGCCGTCGTTGCTTTCGTCGCCGAGGCCATCGTGATCGCTCGCGGGTACCTCGAACACCACGTCACTCCGAAACTGGCTGGCGTACCGGTGTACGTTCTCTTTGGTTGGACTGGTGCCGTCTACGTCGCCTTTCGCGTTGCCCTGCTCGGAGCCGACGGGCCGACGGCGGTCGCCGTTGGCGCCGGACTCGCGACCACCGTCGACCTGCTCACCGATCACAAGGGCGTCGAGGCAGGATTCTGGACGTATACGGACGACCTGCCTGGCCCGCGATTCCGCGGGGTGCCGTGGTGGAATTCCGCCGGCTGGTTCGTCGTCAGCTCGACCACGGCGGCCCTGGGGCTGGCGTTCCTGTGA
- a CDS encoding MarR family transcriptional regulator, whose amino-acid sequence MSTTVKDGSRTEIVLTEGEFRERLRELPPSAKLIAKVLETDQPLSQGELATESLLPDRTVRYALNRLEDADLVSSRYSYRDARKQVYYRTTE is encoded by the coding sequence ATGAGCACGACTGTGAAAGACGGTTCGCGGACGGAGATCGTCCTCACGGAGGGGGAGTTCCGTGAACGGCTCCGCGAGTTGCCCCCGAGCGCAAAGTTGATCGCGAAGGTACTCGAGACCGACCAGCCCCTCTCGCAGGGCGAACTCGCCACGGAATCGCTGCTCCCGGATCGGACCGTCCGATACGCGCTCAACCGGCTCGAAGACGCCGATCTCGTCTCCTCACGGTACAGCTACCGCGACGCCCGCAAGCAGGTCTACTACCGCACGACCGAGTGA
- a CDS encoding glycosyltransferase family 2 protein, giving the protein MDLSVVVPTLNGREQLARTLDSVSEHVSGAAVIVVNGPSADGTTGMVRDREDVDVLVEIADRSTNAARNAGIDHATGDAIAFVNQGVSVTDEWERAIREGLREAPVVTGPTHQRVRAGKTTERAETGSVAGRSVTFVNADNVALTRNVLADLDGFDEHVPVADARDLSHRAAGLSRDVAWQAGMAVERPVGADGGTSETDWDREYRSFAYRLAKNYGVRPAVLARIGRRAFSDAGSQLRRVLAGERSASGWLRAGRDVLTATPGGFKDGLTARARDRSDRRNPRGRSTGEDRAVAVYDSR; this is encoded by the coding sequence ATGGACCTCTCGGTAGTCGTCCCGACGCTCAACGGACGGGAGCAACTCGCGCGGACGCTCGACTCCGTGAGCGAACACGTTTCCGGGGCGGCGGTGATCGTCGTAAACGGCCCTTCGGCGGACGGGACGACCGGGATGGTCCGCGATCGCGAGGACGTCGACGTCCTCGTCGAGATCGCCGACCGATCGACCAACGCCGCACGCAACGCGGGCATCGATCACGCGACCGGGGACGCGATCGCGTTCGTCAATCAGGGAGTTTCCGTGACCGACGAATGGGAAAGGGCGATCCGTGAAGGACTCAGAGAGGCTCCCGTCGTCACTGGACCGACACACCAGCGCGTGCGAGCCGGGAAGACGACCGAACGAGCCGAGACTGGTTCTGTGGCCGGCCGATCAGTGACGTTCGTCAACGCCGACAACGTCGCCTTGACGCGGAACGTCCTGGCCGATCTCGACGGCTTCGACGAACACGTGCCCGTCGCGGACGCACGGGACCTCTCACACCGGGCGGCCGGTCTGAGCCGGGACGTCGCCTGGCAAGCGGGGATGGCCGTCGAGCGGCCGGTCGGAGCCGACGGCGGCACCAGCGAGACGGACTGGGATCGCGAGTACCGGTCGTTCGCGTATCGGCTGGCGAAAAACTACGGGGTGCGCCCGGCTGTCCTTGCACGGATCGGACGCCGTGCGTTCTCGGACGCGGGCAGTCAACTCCGCCGTGTCCTCGCCGGCGAACGATCGGCCTCAGGCTGGTTGCGCGCCGGCAGGGACGTCCTGACAGCGACTCCTGGTGGGTTCAAAGACGGACTCACCGCCAGGGCGCGGGATCGAAGCGACCGCCGGAATCCGCGTGGCCGCTCGACCGGCGAGGACCGGGCGGTAGCCGTCTACGACTCACGCTAA
- a CDS encoding amidohydrolase family protein, translating to MLELEHGFRVVDTHVRLEPDADQRSGDAPGTPERLEREMHQAGIVRSLVYPGEREGAYLKANNAIARMSVGRPFVALARINGPRDPDAGTGAKLRNLTARRGEEHTTPADVEQFAYDDRFVGFMLDPAADGLPDEAVLEALEAAGLPVLVRGGTAFGPDELERTILPVDVPTIVAHFGGYPLDRDLMDRTIALLGDHDDLYLDTSFVRFREPIERALREHPDRVLFGSGAPSVHPNVAIMEILTLDVPEDAMRKVFSNNPGRVIDALAP from the coding sequence ATGCTGGAGTTGGAGCACGGGTTCAGGGTCGTCGACACACACGTCCGGCTCGAACCCGACGCCGACCAGCGGTCGGGCGACGCCCCGGGGACCCCCGAGCGACTCGAACGCGAGATGCACCAGGCCGGGATCGTCCGGTCGCTCGTCTATCCAGGCGAGCGTGAGGGGGCGTATCTGAAGGCGAACAACGCGATCGCCAGGATGAGCGTCGGTCGCCCCTTCGTCGCGCTGGCCCGGATCAACGGTCCCCGGGATCCCGACGCCGGAACGGGCGCGAAGCTTCGGAACCTGACTGCCAGACGTGGGGAGGAACATACAACCCCCGCGGATGTCGAGCAGTTCGCCTACGACGACCGCTTCGTGGGGTTCATGCTCGATCCCGCCGCCGACGGGTTGCCCGACGAAGCGGTCCTCGAGGCACTCGAAGCGGCCGGTCTGCCGGTACTCGTGCGTGGCGGAACGGCGTTCGGCCCGGACGAACTTGAGCGGACGATCCTCCCCGTCGACGTTCCGACAATCGTCGCCCACTTCGGCGGCTACCCGCTCGACCGAGACCTGATGGATCGGACGATCGCGTTGCTCGGCGACCACGACGACCTGTATCTCGATACGAGTTTCGTCAGATTTCGAGAGCCGATCGAACGCGCACTCCGTGAACATCCCGATCGCGTCCTCTTCGGTAGCGGGGCGCCAAGCGTTCACCCCAACGTGGCGATCATGGAGATCCTCACACTCGACGTCCCGGAAGACGCGATGCGAAAAGTGTTCTCGAACAACCCGGGCCGCGTGATCGACGCACTCGCTCCCTGA
- a CDS encoding SPFH domain-containing protein: MLSSIPLQLGGAELFPIVALVLLAIAVVTVWQMVVITDATEKKALTVLGEYRKLLEPGIAFVPPFVSATHTFDMRTQTLDVPRQEAITRDNSPVTADAVVYIKVMDAKKAFLEVDNYKRAVSNLAQTTLRAVLGDMELDDTLNKRQEINAKIRKELDEPTDEWGIRVESVEVREVNPSKDVQQAMEQQTSAERRRRAMILEAQGERRSAVEEAQGEKQSNIIRAQGEKQSQILEAQGDAISTVLRAKSAEAMGERAVIERGMETLESIGEGESTKFVLPQELTSLVGRYGKHLTGSDTRTEGEILEGLDFDDETREMLGLDDIEEILGQIDQEAEVDVEEMEEQAQAVKSGKETADIKDPDEVIEEMDNEFNTDE, from the coding sequence ATGCTATCGAGTATCCCGCTGCAACTGGGGGGTGCGGAGCTATTCCCCATTGTCGCCCTCGTATTGCTGGCGATTGCCGTGGTGACCGTCTGGCAGATGGTGGTCATCACCGACGCCACGGAAAAGAAAGCCCTCACGGTCCTCGGAGAGTACCGGAAGCTACTGGAACCGGGGATCGCGTTCGTCCCGCCGTTCGTCTCCGCGACGCACACGTTCGACATGCGGACACAGACGTTAGACGTGCCACGTCAGGAGGCGATCACCCGTGACAACTCGCCGGTGACTGCCGACGCCGTCGTCTACATCAAGGTGATGGACGCAAAGAAGGCGTTCCTCGAGGTCGACAACTACAAACGAGCGGTCTCGAACCTCGCCCAGACGACGCTACGGGCCGTCCTGGGCGACATGGAACTCGACGACACACTCAACAAACGCCAGGAGATCAACGCCAAGATCCGCAAGGAACTCGACGAGCCGACCGACGAGTGGGGCATTCGCGTCGAGAGTGTCGAGGTTCGAGAGGTCAACCCGAGCAAGGACGTCCAGCAGGCAATGGAGCAACAGACCTCCGCGGAGCGTCGCCGCCGTGCGATGATCCTCGAAGCGCAGGGTGAACGCCGCTCCGCCGTCGAGGAGGCCCAGGGTGAGAAGCAATCGAACATCATCCGCGCTCAGGGTGAAAAGCAGAGCCAGATCCTCGAGGCCCAGGGTGACGCCATCTCGACTGTCCTCCGTGCGAAGTCTGCCGAAGCGATGGGCGAACGCGCGGTCATCGAGCGTGGCATGGAAACCCTCGAGTCGATCGGCGAGGGCGAGTCGACGAAGTTCGTCCTCCCCCAGGAACTCACGTCACTCGTCGGCCGGTACGGCAAGCACCTCACAGGGTCGGACACCCGGACCGAGGGCGAGATCCTGGAGGGGCTGGACTTCGACGACGAGACCCGCGAGATGCTCGGCCTGGACGACATCGAGGAGATCCTCGGCCAGATAGACCAGGAGGCCGAGGTCGACGTCGAAGAGATGGAAGAGCAAGCGCAGGCGGTCAAATCCGGCAAGGAGACGGCCGACATCAAAGACCCCGACGAGGTCATCGAGGAGATGGACAACGAATTCAACACCGACGAGTAG
- a CDS encoding ISH6 family transposase: protein MHATIDVRLTVSIDDDKTIPLATLAEFITDQNIESVLLEGLVESLDAARVEALCGEKHAHGNGDQRYQRAGTDTRTAVTTAGEHEFDLHYVEDTAADHDEPSYFRPVEDVLSFDGENRYQQDIAAKSVDLATSLSYRDAADHGDGILSEMPSPTTINRRAREYGSKLKQFLPDCVADTDADAVIPDATKCHSQDDDRSYHSVQATLGKDTAEESRSLLDLSVNADWDETAADLDDIDAVTDDATVVSDAEEGMVTAFTDENRNHQLDLVHVGRTLDYNLWDDGVFSLDRRNEIVSEVIDEVFHLKNSVAKHRPEEEFAAIRERIARTTERIEKTAWQLDQYGSEKAAGYLRRWVPSIVTFAEQAVEGFEVPWTSNPVERLMGEVSKRCKNQWMRWTTEGLEAILQLRLVKYADPEHYQAFLDELLQRSTKTAMSCDLSIESTRGKL from the coding sequence ATGCACGCCACAATCGACGTGCGGTTGACCGTTAGCATCGACGACGACAAAACGATACCGCTGGCCACGCTTGCCGAGTTCATCACCGATCAGAACATCGAATCAGTTCTTCTCGAAGGACTCGTCGAGAGCCTCGACGCGGCTCGCGTCGAGGCGCTCTGTGGTGAAAAACACGCCCACGGCAACGGTGACCAGCGCTACCAACGCGCCGGTACCGATACCCGCACGGCCGTCACAACCGCCGGTGAGCACGAATTCGACCTTCACTACGTCGAAGATACCGCCGCTGACCACGACGAACCCAGCTACTTCCGCCCCGTCGAAGATGTTCTTAGCTTCGACGGAGAAAACCGTTATCAGCAGGACATTGCGGCCAAGAGCGTCGATCTCGCTACCTCGCTCAGCTATCGTGACGCCGCTGACCACGGCGACGGCATCCTCTCGGAGATGCCGTCGCCGACCACGATCAACCGCCGCGCCAGAGAATACGGCAGCAAGCTCAAACAGTTCCTTCCAGACTGTGTCGCTGACACAGACGCTGATGCGGTTATTCCTGACGCCACGAAGTGTCACAGTCAAGACGACGACCGCTCGTACCACTCCGTCCAAGCCACGCTCGGCAAAGATACTGCCGAGGAGTCCCGCTCCCTGCTGGATCTCTCGGTCAACGCTGACTGGGACGAGACAGCCGCCGACCTCGACGACATCGACGCAGTCACTGACGACGCGACGGTCGTCAGTGACGCTGAGGAGGGTATGGTCACGGCCTTTACCGACGAAAATCGCAATCACCAACTTGATCTCGTCCACGTCGGCCGAACACTGGACTACAACCTCTGGGACGACGGCGTGTTCTCCTTGGATCGACGAAACGAGATCGTCTCGGAGGTGATCGACGAGGTGTTCCATCTGAAGAATTCGGTCGCCAAGCACCGGCCGGAAGAGGAGTTCGCGGCGATCCGCGAGCGGATCGCGCGAACGACCGAGCGTATCGAGAAGACAGCGTGGCAGTTGGATCAGTACGGGTCAGAGAAGGCTGCGGGGTATCTTCGGCGGTGGGTGCCGTCGATCGTGACGTTTGCCGAGCAGGCTGTCGAGGGGTTCGAGGTGCCGTGGACCTCGAACCCCGTCGAACGGCTGATGGGCGAAGTCAGCAAGCGATGCAAGAACCAGTGGATGCGCTGGACAACGGAGGGATTAGAGGCGATACTCCAGCTTCGGCTGGTGAAGTACGCTGATCCAGAGCACTACCAGGCGTTCCTTGATGAACTGCTCCAGCGATCGACCAAAACAGCAATGAGCTGTGACCTCTCAATTGAGAGTACCAGAGGCAAACTCTAG
- a CDS encoding YkgJ family cysteine cluster protein, which yields MDLEADLAVARGLDVDVIADAIESIGFECTRCGKCCRGLDGEDHTATIFPEEIREIQRDGDPEWSAIARPMPFGLTEADDGTTTGETFEWALQTGACGDCTFYDADGEKCSIYDRRPLLCRTYPFSLSIGDGEAEAGSMDSVVDREGPVRAHECEGLGRDVSRADAEELAGTLKERAIREREEAIGVRDNYQPTDVDGVVVHDSEGAKRPDGSPIGSEHS from the coding sequence ATGGACCTCGAAGCCGACCTCGCAGTCGCTCGCGGACTCGACGTCGACGTCATCGCGGACGCGATCGAGTCGATCGGCTTCGAATGTACCCGCTGTGGGAAGTGCTGTCGCGGGCTCGATGGCGAGGACCACACGGCCACGATCTTCCCTGAGGAGATACGGGAGATCCAGCGTGACGGCGACCCCGAATGGTCCGCGATTGCACGACCGATGCCCTTTGGCCTCACGGAAGCCGACGACGGGACCACGACCGGTGAGACCTTCGAGTGGGCACTCCAGACCGGGGCGTGTGGGGACTGTACGTTCTACGACGCCGACGGAGAGAAGTGCTCGATTTACGATCGCCGCCCACTGCTCTGTCGGACCTACCCGTTCAGTCTCTCGATCGGAGACGGGGAGGCCGAAGCTGGCTCGATGGACAGCGTCGTCGATCGCGAGGGGCCGGTTCGCGCCCACGAATGTGAGGGACTCGGGCGTGACGTCTCGCGAGCGGACGCCGAGGAGCTGGCTGGGACGCTCAAAGAACGCGCCATTCGGGAGCGTGAGGAAGCCATCGGCGTGCGGGACAACTACCAACCCACGGACGTCGACGGCGTTGTAGTTCACGACTCCGAGGGGGCCAAGCGACCGGACGGCAGTCCGATCGGCAGTGAGCACTCGTGA
- a CDS encoding winged helix-turn-helix transcriptional regulator yields the protein MEGDGVDESKRATLRRFAALGAASPLVRLADSGSDSTAPGAIVGYLSTTPGAHFSKLRDDLQLGTGETQHHLRTLLQDDAIESQRDGEYRRFFPADRFSDFERTALGYLRRETPRGMIVELLGDPSVTANGLAERLDVSSPTVSKYAAQLEEAGLLTREDGYALRQPETLLMLVVRYAESFGEDAIAFAAEADDHVAYDGETDE from the coding sequence ATGGAAGGGGACGGTGTCGACGAGAGCAAGCGCGCGACGCTCCGTCGGTTCGCCGCACTGGGGGCTGCGAGTCCACTCGTTCGACTCGCAGATTCGGGCAGCGACAGCACTGCACCGGGGGCGATCGTCGGGTATCTCTCGACGACGCCCGGGGCACACTTCTCGAAACTACGGGACGACCTTCAGTTGGGAACTGGCGAGACCCAGCATCACCTTCGAACGCTGTTACAGGACGACGCGATCGAAAGCCAGCGCGACGGCGAGTATCGGCGCTTTTTCCCGGCCGACCGGTTCAGCGACTTTGAGCGGACTGCGCTGGGATACCTCCGGCGGGAGACGCCACGTGGGATGATCGTCGAACTCCTCGGGGATCCGAGTGTCACCGCGAACGGGCTGGCCGAACGCCTCGACGTCTCGAGTCCAACCGTCAGCAAGTACGCGGCACAGCTAGAGGAGGCCGGCCTGCTCACCCGAGAAGACGGATACGCACTCAGACAGCCAGAGACACTGTTAATGTTGGTCGTGAGATACGCCGAATCCTTCGGCGAGGACGCGATCGCCTTCGCCGCCGAGGCCGACGACCACGTCGCCTACGACGGCGAAACTGACGAATAG
- a CDS encoding NfeD family protein: MVSVLGADLSLLLLLVGALLVIGEAFVPGAHFIVLGIALLVAGLVGLALPQSLGIFAVVIMAGLVLGVGSVALYAYRQFDFYGGKGAGQTSDSDSLKGKTGRVTERVTGTDGEVKLDGGGFNPYYQARAFDREIPEGEEIIVVDPGGGNVITVESMATLSADDIDAELQRGVEDEQSQVEENGSSTRETADETLSDPGEPDRETESA; the protein is encoded by the coding sequence ATGGTATCCGTCCTGGGTGCTGACCTCTCGCTGTTGTTGCTGTTAGTGGGGGCGTTGTTAGTCATCGGCGAAGCGTTCGTCCCGGGTGCACACTTCATCGTCCTCGGGATCGCGCTGTTGGTCGCTGGACTCGTCGGGTTGGCCCTTCCCCAGTCGCTGGGCATCTTTGCGGTCGTGATCATGGCCGGGCTCGTACTCGGCGTCGGGAGCGTCGCACTGTACGCCTACCGTCAGTTCGACTTCTACGGCGGAAAGGGGGCCGGGCAGACGAGCGACTCGGACTCGTTGAAGGGCAAGACCGGCCGCGTCACCGAACGTGTGACCGGAACGGACGGCGAAGTCAAACTCGACGGCGGCGGGTTCAATCCCTACTATCAGGCCCGAGCGTTCGACAGGGAGATCCCCGAGGGCGAGGAGATCATCGTGGTCGATCCGGGCGGCGGGAACGTCATCACCGTCGAGTCGATGGCGACGCTGAGTGCTGACGACATCGACGCGGAGCTACAACGTGGCGTGGAGGACGAGCAGTCACAAGTCGAGGAGAACGGGTCCTCGACACGAGAGACGGCAGACGAGACACTGAGCGACCCGGGGGAACCCGACCGCGAGACTGAATCCGCCTAG
- a CDS encoding DUF7123 family protein, with the protein MSTSAATTHDDGPLSDKQRRILEYLRANADDQTYFKSRLIGEELGLSAKEVGTNMAALQEGEYELTVEKWGYSSSTTWMVDA; encoded by the coding sequence ATGAGCACGAGTGCGGCAACGACCCACGACGACGGTCCGCTCTCGGACAAACAGCGTCGGATCCTCGAGTACCTGCGAGCCAACGCCGACGACCAGACGTACTTCAAATCCCGGCTCATCGGCGAGGAACTCGGTCTCTCGGCGAAGGAAGTCGGGACGAACATGGCGGCCCTTCAGGAGGGCGAGTACGAACTGACCGTCGAGAAGTGGGGCTACTCCTCGTCGACCACGTGGATGGTCGACGCCTGA
- a CDS encoding class I SAM-dependent methyltransferase: MKGQEWYQADEIAEAYEEKRFSGGGRLIDRREKQAVLDAIGPVEDKRVLEIACGTGRFTVMLAERGADIVGLDISAAMLQQGREKARAAAVESHLDFMRGDAGRLPFPDDHFDAVIAMRFFHLADTPASYLSEMRRVSKEVVFFDTFKRFSTRSIYNWALPMGSRLYSQWEIDRLLGEADLELIRSTHDFIFPYGLYRAIPDSLASPIRTVDRAIGGLPGGKRLSSVSYWHCQV, from the coding sequence GTGAAAGGACAGGAGTGGTACCAGGCCGACGAAATCGCCGAGGCCTACGAGGAAAAGCGGTTCTCGGGTGGGGGTCGTCTCATCGACCGGCGGGAGAAGCAGGCCGTCCTCGATGCTATCGGGCCGGTCGAGGACAAGCGCGTCCTCGAGATCGCTTGCGGGACCGGCCGGTTTACCGTAATGTTAGCCGAACGTGGGGCAGACATCGTCGGCCTGGATATCTCCGCGGCGATGTTACAGCAAGGCCGGGAGAAGGCGCGGGCGGCAGCAGTCGAATCACATCTCGACTTTATGCGGGGCGATGCCGGACGACTCCCGTTCCCCGACGATCACTTCGACGCGGTCATCGCGATGCGGTTTTTCCACCTCGCGGACACGCCGGCGTCGTATCTCAGCGAGATGCGGCGAGTCTCGAAGGAGGTGGTCTTCTTCGATACCTTCAAGCGCTTCAGCACCCGGTCGATCTACAACTGGGCGCTACCGATGGGATCGCGGCTGTACTCACAGTGGGAGATCGACCGACTCCTCGGAGAAGCCGACCTCGAATTGATCAGGTCGACCCACGACTTCATCTTCCCGTACGGACTGTACCGTGCGATCCCTGACAGTCTCGCGTCGCCCATCCGAACGGTCGATCGGGCAATCGGGGGACTTCCGGGCGGAAAACGACTCTCGTCGGTCTCCTACTGGCACTGTCAGGTCTAA
- a CDS encoding TRAM domain-containing protein, with product MEISEQLLCLFSAEVTAEDDRYVVEVPRREVDTGSIEAGETYRIAVISGEEESTDEQPSTDTAPSEPQPPVETGEIRYVEIEDIGKQGDGIARVERGYVIIVPGAEINDRVKVEISEVKSNFAVGEIIEEDI from the coding sequence TTGGAAATCTCAGAGCAACTCCTCTGTCTGTTCAGTGCTGAGGTCACTGCCGAAGACGACCGATACGTCGTCGAGGTACCACGCCGGGAGGTCGACACTGGCTCGATCGAAGCCGGCGAAACCTATCGAATTGCAGTCATCTCCGGCGAGGAGGAATCGACTGACGAACAGCCGAGTACCGACACGGCACCGAGCGAGCCGCAACCGCCAGTCGAAACCGGCGAGATCCGCTACGTCGAGATTGAAGACATCGGCAAGCAAGGCGATGGCATCGCCCGCGTCGAGCGGGGTTACGTCATCATCGTCCCCGGCGCGGAGATCAACGACCGCGTCAAAGTCGAAATCTCCGAGGTGAAGTCGAACTTCGCTGTCGGCGAGATCATCGAAGAGGACATCTAA
- the thsA gene encoding thermosome subunit alpha, whose protein sequence is MGGAPMFILSEDSQRTQGEDAQSSNISAGKAISEAVRTTLGPRGMDKMLVADGDVVITNDGATILEEMEIEHPAADMLVEVAQTQEEEVGDGTTTASVLAGELLSKAEELLDDDVHPTTIVEGYHEASSLAREAIDDLVIDGDLDADDLIRVAESSMTGKGTGDVAAGPLAETVVDAVDHVRTDEGVDRDSITIHAQVGSSSSATDLIEGVIVDEEPVHDNMPRTVEDAAIAVVDSDLELKESSIDAEYNVNNVDQLNAAIESEEAELRERAQRVVELGADVLFASGDIDDRVASYLAKDGVLAVDDVSDLGAIINATGASRAASVEDLEADELGNADSISVRNYGDDDLTFIEGGAAAKAVTIFARGGTEHVVDELERSIRDALDVVTAALERGGVVPGAGATEIVIADYVRDHAAGVEGRKQLAVEAFADAVDVLPRTLASNTGMDPIDALVDLRAAYENDTLSGVLSSGQSGDIADPLEAGVLDPAAVKREAVDSATEAATMIVRIDDVISAS, encoded by the coding sequence ATGGGTGGCGCACCCATGTTCATTCTCAGCGAAGACTCCCAGCGGACACAGGGAGAGGACGCACAGAGTTCGAACATTTCAGCGGGCAAGGCAATCAGCGAGGCCGTACGAACCACGCTGGGCCCCCGCGGCATGGACAAGATGCTCGTCGCGGACGGCGACGTCGTGATTACTAACGACGGCGCGACCATCCTCGAGGAGATGGAGATCGAGCACCCGGCGGCCGACATGCTCGTCGAGGTCGCCCAGACCCAGGAGGAGGAGGTCGGTGACGGTACGACGACTGCCTCCGTTCTGGCGGGCGAGCTTCTGAGCAAGGCCGAGGAGTTGCTCGACGACGACGTCCACCCGACGACGATCGTCGAGGGGTATCACGAGGCGTCTTCGCTGGCTCGTGAGGCCATCGACGACCTCGTCATCGACGGTGATCTCGACGCAGACGACCTGATCCGGGTCGCCGAGTCGAGCATGACGGGTAAGGGAACGGGCGACGTCGCCGCCGGCCCGCTCGCCGAGACAGTCGTCGACGCCGTCGACCACGTCCGGACGGACGAGGGCGTCGATCGGGACAGCATCACGATCCACGCCCAGGTCGGGTCGAGTTCGAGCGCGACGGACCTGATCGAGGGCGTCATCGTCGACGAGGAGCCCGTCCACGACAACATGCCCCGGACGGTCGAGGACGCCGCCATCGCCGTCGTCGACAGCGACCTCGAACTCAAAGAGAGCAGCATCGACGCCGAGTACAACGTCAACAACGTCGATCAGCTCAACGCAGCCATCGAGTCCGAGGAGGCGGAACTCCGCGAACGCGCCCAGCGTGTCGTCGAGCTCGGGGCTGACGTGCTGTTCGCAAGCGGCGACATCGACGACCGCGTCGCCTCCTACCTCGCGAAGGACGGCGTGCTGGCGGTCGACGACGTCTCCGACCTCGGCGCGATCATCAACGCGACTGGGGCGAGTCGCGCCGCGTCGGTCGAGGACCTCGAAGCCGACGAACTCGGCAACGCCGACTCCATCTCGGTACGGAATTACGGCGACGACGACCTCACCTTCATCGAGGGCGGGGCAGCCGCCAAGGCCGTCACGATCTTCGCCCGCGGCGGCACCGAACACGTCGTCGACGAACTCGAGCGCTCGATTCGTGACGCGCTCGACGTCGTCACGGCCGCACTCGAACGCGGCGGCGTCGTCCCCGGTGCCGGCGCGACCGAGATCGTCATCGCCGACTACGTCCGCGATCACGCCGCCGGCGTCGAAGGCCGCAAGCAACTCGCCGTCGAGGCCTTCGCCGACGCCGTCGACGTCCTCCCGCGCACGCTCGCGAGCAACACCGGCATGGACCCGATCGACGCCCTGGTCGACCTCCGAGCGGCCTACGAGAACGACACGCTCTCGGGTGTCCTCTCTTCGGGCCAGAGCGGCGACATCGCCGATCCCCTCGAGGCAGGCGTCCTCGACCCCGCCGCAGTCAAGCGCGAGGCGGTCGACTCAGCGACGGAAGCCGCGACCATGATCGTCCGCATCGACGACGTCATCTCCGCGAGCTAA